The region CCCCTGAAGGGTCCGCATGTCCATGAATTTTGGGGCCGAAAGCGATGGAGTCCACGATGGTCAGGCGTGGATTGAGGGAGGCATAACTGTCCTGAAACACCATTTGGACGCCGCGGCGCAATTCCTTCAACTTGATGTCTGTTCCCAGCGCATCACCATCATAGATGATTGAGCCATCATCCAGTTCGATCAGTCCGATGAGCAGGCGGGCGGTTGTGGACTTACCACAGCCACTTTCTCCAACGATGCCAAGGGTCTCTCCCTTCTGGACCTCGAAAGAAATTCCATCGACAGCATGGACGGTTGCTGTCTTGCGGTTGAGCAAGCCAGAGCGGATCGGAAAATGCTTCTTCAGATCCTTGGCGATGATCAGCGGTTGATGCGGTCCCCCGCGATCAGTTTGGCCGAGGCTGGCTTCAGTCTTTGACATTCATTGCACTCCGAAGACCATCGCTGAGAAGATTGAGGCAAAGGGATGTGATGAAGATCATCACGCCTGGCAGTGCCGCGATCCATGGATTGATGTAGATCGCCGTACGTAGGGTGTTGAGCATGAGGCCCCATTCGGGCTCAGGCGGGCGGACGCCAATGCCAAGGAAGGACAGACCGGCCGCCAGGATCATGCAGACGCTGGTCAGGCTGGTGGCATAGACGAAGATCGGGCCGAGCACATTGCCTATGACGTGAACCCGAATGATGGTCAGGGCGCTTCCGCCCGTGGCTCGCGCCGCATCGATATAGTCGAGCGCCCTGACGCTAGCGGTCGCGCTTTCGGCAACCCGGGCAATTGGTGGAATGAATACAATTGTCAGGGACACCAGGCTGTTGACGATACCCGCCCCCAGTGCACTGGAAATCGCGATGGCCAGCAGCACGGATGGAAACGCGAAGAAGACATCGACCGTGCGCATGATGATTGTATTGATCCATCCGCCGACATAGCCCGCCACAAGACCTAATGTCGAGCCGATGAAAAAAGCCAGAACAACGGGAACCAGACCGACGAAAAGAGTCAGCCGGCCGCCATAGATGAGCCGAGCAAGCATGTCTC is a window of Labrenzia sp. CE80 DNA encoding:
- a CDS encoding ABC transporter permease, whose amino-acid sequence is MTALAETAEVAEPVRKAPGYWAGVFRRFLNDPVAVTCTVVVLLLILAAIFAPYLGLNDPYKASMIKRLKPIGFPGFPLGTDEQGRDMLARLIYGGRLTLFVGLVPVVLAFFIGSTLGLVAGYVGGWINTIIMRTVDVFFAFPSVLLAIAISSALGAGIVNSLVSLTIVFIPPIARVAESATASVRALDYIDAARATGGSALTIIRVHVIGNVLGPIFVYATSLTSVCMILAAGLSFLGIGVRPPEPEWGLMLNTLRTAIYINPWIAALPGVMIFITSLCLNLLSDGLRSAMNVKD